From Salvia splendens isolate huo1 chromosome 3, SspV2, whole genome shotgun sequence, a single genomic window includes:
- the LOC121794769 gene encoding DExH-box ATP-dependent RNA helicase DExH15 chloroplastic-like, whose protein sequence is MKASFIHSLLSPSSSPYPFTATTTKGLSPLPLSRPYLRLHYQYPQLLNSNRYSRFAATHKFQNLVFPVGSSSQLSDDDIEVESDDEEEEDDVAAEEYDVVAGEIGGDSEQYEDEEDEEVLEATEGVGPRYEEFKWQRVERIRNEVREFGEDIIDVEELASVYDFRIDKFQRLSIQAFLKGSSVVVSAPTSSGKTLIAEAAAVATFSRGKRLFYTTPLKALSNQKFRDFRETFGDTNVGLLTGDSAVNKDAQILIMTTEILRNMLYRSVGTDSSESMLSDVDVIVLDEVHYLSDISRGTVWEEIVIYCPKQVQLICLSATVANPDELAGWIGQIHGKTELVTSSKRPVPLTWHFSTKTALLPLLDQKGTSMNRKLSLNQLQLDSSRDNVYKDENPRRRKSKKYQFDVPPLTKHDMNSIRRSQVPQVVDTLWHLKARDMLPAVWFIFSRKGCDAAVQYLEDCNLLDDCEITEVELALKKFRVKYPDAVRESSAKGLLRGVAAHHAGCLPLWKSFIEELFQKGLVKVVFATETLAAGINMPARTAVVSSLTKRIDSGRTFLSSNELLQMAGRAGRRGIDEKGHVVLLQTPYEGAEECCKVLFSGLEPLVSQFTASYGMVLNLLAGAKFARSSAESDDLNTSQSGRTLEEARKLVEQSFGNYVGSNVMLAAKEELARIQTEIQLLASEITDEAIDKKSKKLLSHTSYKEIADLQEELRVEKRIRSELRKRVEWERIYSLKPLLEELGNEHLPFMCLPHTDADGVLHQIPAVYLGKVDSLKTLKLKDMVHESESFALTNGRNSSDAEPEHAAEPSYYVALGSDNSWYLFTEKWIRTIYKTGFPNVALALDDALPHEIMSSLLDKGDMQWQKVADSEFGGLWCMEGSLETWSWSLNVPVLSSLSDDDEVLKFSEAYKNAVQCYKDQRNKVSRLKKKIARTEGFREYKKILDTAKFNEEKIRRLKARSLRLSTRIEQIEPSGWKEFLQISNVIHEVRALDINSHFIFPLGETAAAIRGENELWLGMVLRNKVLVDLKPAQLAAVCGGLVSEGIKVRAWKNNSYIYEASSTVMNVIAFLDELKSSLLDLQEKHGVKIPCCLDSQFAGMVEAWASGLTWREIMMECAMDEGDLARLLRRTIDLLAQVPKLPDVDPRLKSNAVKASSVMDRPPISELVG, encoded by the exons ATGAAAGCATCCTTCATTCACTCCCTCCTCTCTCCCTCATCTTCTCCATATCCATTCACAGCAACCACTACCAAGGGACTCTCTCCATTGCCTCTCTCCAGGCCTTATCTCCGCCTCCACTACCAGTACCCGCAATTACTCAATTCCAACAGGTACTCGCGTTTCGCAGCAACTCACAAATTCCAGAATTTAGTATTCCCCGTCGGTTCGTCTTCTCAACTCTCCGACGATGATATTGAAGTTGAATCCGACGACGAAGAAGAGGAGGACGACGTGGCGGCAGAGGAGTACGACGTCGTTGCTGGTGAAATAGGGGGAGACAGCGAACAATACGAAGATGAAGAGGACGAAGAGGTTTTGGAGGCGACCGAAGGTGTTGGCCCGAGATATGAGGAGTTCAAGTGGCAGAGAGTGGAGAGGATTAGGAATGAGGTGCGGGAGTTTGGTGAGGACATCATTGATGTCGAGGAGCTCGCCTCTGTTTACGACTTCAGAATTGACAAGTTCCAG CGATTGTCCATTCAAGCATTCCTGAAAGGTTCTTCAGTTGTAGTTTCTGCACCAACTAGTAGTGGAAAAACGTTGATTGCTGAAGCTGCTGCAGTTGCTACTTTTTCCCGAGGAAAGAGATTGTTTTACACTACTCCTTTGAAAGCCTTGTCAAATCAGAAGTTTCGTGACTTTCG TGAGACATTTGGTGATACTAATGTTGGACTCCTCACTGGAGATTCTGCTGTCAATAAAGATGCTCAAATTTTGATAATGACCACAGAGATTTTGCGCAACATGCTATATCGGAG TGTTGGAACAGATTCTTCTGAAAGTATGCTTTCTGATGTGGATGTGATTGTTTTGGATGAAGTGCATTACTTGAGCGACATATCCCGGGGTACAGTTTGGGAAGAAATT GTGATATACTGCCCCAAACAAGTGCAATTAATATGTCTTTCTGCCACTGTTGCAAATCCAGATGAGTTGGCAGGTTGGATTGGTCAG ATTCATGGAAAAACTGAGTTGGTGACATCATCCAAGCGTCCGGTTCCGTTGACTTGGCACTTCTCAACAAAGACAGCATTGTTACCACTTCTTGATCAAAAAGGCACTAGCATGAACAG GAAGCTGTCCCTAAATCAGTTACAGCTTGATTCTTCAAGAGATAATGTATACAAGGATGAGAATCCTAGAAGAAGGAAATCAAAGAAATATCAGTTTGATGTTCCTCCACTTACAAAGCATGACATGAATTCTATACGCCGGTCGCAG GTTCCTCAAGTTGTAGATACATTATGGCATCTTAAAGCAAGAGATATGCTTCCAGCAGTCTGGTTCATCTTTAGCAGAAAAGGTTGTGATGCTGCTGTTCAATATCTTGAAGACTGCAACCTGTTGGATGATTGTGAGATAACCGAAGTAGAGCTTGCACTTAAAAAGTTTCGTGTTAAATATCCTGATGCTGTCAGGGAATCTTCTGCAAAAGGACTTCTTCGAGGTGTTGCTGCTCATCATGCTGGTTGCCTTCCCCTTTGGAAATCGTTCATTGAGGAGCTTTTCCAAAAGGGGCTTGTGAAGGTTGTTTTTGCCACGGAGACTCTTGCTGCTGGAATTAACATGCCTGCAAGAACTGCTGTTGTGTCATCTCTGACCAAAAGGATTGACAGTGGTCGCACATTTTTAAGTTCCAATGAGCTGCTACAAATGGCAGGACGTGCTGGCCGTAGAGGCATTGATGAAAAGGGTCATGTCGTTCTTCTTCAAACACCATATGAAGGAGCTGAAGAATGCTGCAAAGTTCTCTTTTCTGGACTAGAACCTCTTGTTTCACAGTTTACAGCTTCGTATGGGATGGTGCTTAATCTACTTGCG GGGGCAAAATTTGCACGTAGCTCGGCTGAATCAGATGACTTGAATACCTCACAATCTGGTCGGACATTGGAAGAAGCAAGAAAGTTGGTTGAACAAAGTTTCGGAAATTATGTGGGGAGCAATGTCATGCTTGCTGCTAAGGAGGAGCTCGCTAGGATACAGACTGAGATACAGTTGCTGGCATCGGAAATTACAGATGAAGCTATCGATAAGAAGAGTAAAAAATTACTGTCACATACATCTTACAAAGAGATTGCCGATCTTCAGGAAGAATTGAGG GTAGAGAAACGTATTCGATCTGAACTTCGGAAAAGAGTGGAATGGGAGAGAATTTATTCTTTAAAGCCCCTACTCGAGGAGCTTGGAAACGAGCACTTACCTTTTATGTGTCTCCCGCATACTGATGCAGACGGTGTTCTGCATCAAATCCCTGCTGTTTATTTGGGGAAGGTTGATTCTTTAAAGACTTTAAAATTGAAAGATATG GTTCACGAATCTGAATCTTTTGCGCTGACTAATGGAAGAAATTCAAGTGATGCTGAGCCTGAACATGCTGCTGAACCATCATATTATGTAGCACTTGGTTCGGATAACTCTTGGTACCTTTTCACTGAGAAATGGATCAGAACCATCTATAAAACTGGATTTCCCAACGTTGCCTTGGCTCTAGATGATGCTTTACCTCATGAAATAATGTCGAGTCTGCTTGATAAGGGAGATATGCAGTGGCAAAAGGTTGCAGACTCAGAATTTGGTGGTTTATGGTGCATGGAAGGATCACTTGAGACGTGGTCGTGGAGTTTAAATGTGCCAGTCTTGAGTAGTCTCTCCGATGATGATGAG GTCTTGAAGTTCTCTGAAGCATACAAAAATGCTGTCCAATGCTACAAGGACCAAAGAAACAAAGTTTCGCGTCTGAAGAAAAAGATAGCACGAACAGAAGGGTTCAGAGAATATAAGAAGATTCTAGATACAGCCAAATTTAATGAAGAGAAGATACGGAGATTGAAGGCTAGATCACTTCGTTTGTCCACTCGAATAGAGCAGATAGAACCATCTGGCTGGAAGGAATTTCTTCAG ATCAGCAATGTCATACATGAAGTCAGGGCATTGGATATCAACTCACACTTTATATTTCCCCTGGGTGAAACTGCTGCTGCAATTCGTGGGGAGAATGAACTCTGGTTAGGAATGGTACTTCGAAATAAAGTCCTTGTCGATTTGAAACCTGCACAGCTTGCTGCGGTTTGTGGAGGTTTAGTGTCTGAAGGAATCAAGGTTCGGGCATGGAAAAATAATAG CTATATTTATGAAGCCTCATCCACTGTTATGAATGTGATCGCCTTTTTGGATGAACTGAAGAGCTCACTTTTGGATCTCCAGGAAAAGCATGGAGTGAAG ATTCCTTGCTGCCTGGATAGCCAATTCGCGGGCATGGTTGAAGCTTGGGCTTCTGGTCTAACATGGAGAGAGATTATGATGGAGTGTGCCATGGACGAAGGAGATCTAGCACGCCTTTTACGACGAACCATTGATCTATTAGCACAG GTGCCTAAATTGCCTGATGTTGATCCACGGCTCAAAAGCAACGCGGTGAAAGCTTCGAGCGTCATGGACCGTCCACCCATTAGTGAATTGGTAGGATGA
- the LOC121797156 gene encoding uncharacterized protein LOC121797156, whose product MNDQAGMMNQQQLMNMNRNMLNMPQPPIVPMNRSYGMWGQPQQFPNPNLSSDAMKPPPPAFSNPLVHRRNWKGKRVHKPIDKWRMEQQSLASSGGIGGGVGGSSNFRNYNPPTLNELQHQNWLKTRKTFTKKKSNKNMAGNGGRSAPFAPRNTTSFLIRAKKSGGIAPVVSPFPATPSVLPTPILSPSTEVLGNMAKEEWGVDGYGSMKGLIRLRSLGNEDEEEDGGGSSESDMEEHVEVERRLDHDLSRFEMLYDPNSSNAVGGMEHHNILENRVDDQDSHIAQLEEENLNLKERLFLMEGEMGDLRRRLLLLERQGGRGDDAGEEVVENVSENGTEFNDENTHSTGENDENLCGRNDEEGVFDGGLEAEAVETTEGFCVEESGDERIKMSNKDDDINSNEFSEADGSDGDEACKLVVETVNCVLESEVAKLGS is encoded by the exons ATGAACGACCAAGCAGGAATGATGAACCAGCAGCAGCTGATGAATATGAATCGGAATATGTTGAATATGCCGCAG CCGCCAATTGTTCCGATGAATCGGAGCTACGGGATGTGGGGGCAGCCGCAGCAGTTTCCAAACCCCAATCTGAGCTCCGACGCCATGAAACCTCCCCCTCCGGCCTTCAGCAATCCGTTAGTTCATCGGCGCAATTGGAAGGGGAAAAGGGTACATAAACCGATTGATAAATGGAGGATGGAGCAGCAGTCGTTAGCAAGCTCCGGTGGAATTGGGGGCGGCGTTGGTGGGAGTTCGAATTTTAGGAATTATAACCCTCCCACATTGAATGAGCTGCAACATCAGAATTGGCTGAAGACACGGAAAACTTTCACAAAAAAGAAGTCGAACAAGAATATGGCTGGTAACGGTGGCAGGTCCGCCCCATTTGCACCTAGGAACACCACTTCATTTCTGATTAGAGCGAAGAAAAGTGGAGGGATAGCACCGGTGGTTTCTCCATTCCCGGCTACTCCGTCTGTTTTGCCGACCCCAATCTTGTCCCCTTCCACTGAAGTTTTGGGGAACATGGCGAAGGAGGAGTGGGGAGTGGATGGCTATGGCTCGATGAAGGGTTTGATAAGGCTGAGATCTCTCGGGAAtgaagacgaggaggaagaTGGGGGCGGGTCGAGTGAGAGCGACATGGAAGAGCATGTTGAGGTAGAGAGGAGGCTAGATCATGATTTGAGTAGGTTTGAGATGCTCTATGATCCAAATAGTAGCAATGCTGTTGGTGGGATGGAGCATCACAATATTTTAGAAAATCGGGTCGATGATCAAGATAGTCACATTGCACAGCTGGAGGAGGAGAATTTGAATCTCAAGGAGAGGCTGTTCTTGATGGAGGGGGAGATGGGTGATCTGAGAAGGAGGCTGCTGTTGCTGGAAAGGCAGGGAGGGCGAGGAGACGACGCTGGTGAGGAGGTTGTTGAGAATGTGTCTGAAAATGGGACAGAGTTCAATGATGAGAACACACATTCAACAGGGGAGAATGATGAGAATCTGTGTGGGAGAAATGATGAGGAAGGTGTATTTGATGGTGGATTGGAAGCTGAAGCAGTAGAAACTACAGAGGGATTTTGTGTAGAAGAAAGTGGAGATGAAAGGATCAAGATGAGTAATAAAGATGATGATATTAATAGCAATGAATTTAGTGAAGCAGATGGATCTGATGGCGATGAAGCTTGCAAACTAGTGGTTGAAACTGTGAATTGTGTGTTAGAGAGTGAAGTGGCTAAACTTGGTAGTTAG